The following proteins are co-located in the Ktedonobacteraceae bacterium genome:
- a CDS encoding carboxypeptidase M32, producing MLKQDTMVPDFTHQDARIRELLDCVHEISDLNALSALAEWDQNTSMPGGAGEMRGDQMATLQGVLHERWTAPRLGQLLQELTEVVAQDSFTDADRGLVRQTRRSYEHATKLPRKLVEEMARVQAASFEAWRRARENNDFASFAPWLKRIVLLQREIADHLGYDETRYDALLDQFEPGMTASKLDRLFAPIREVSLMMLRRIQQSGHTIDDSCLTGDFALEEQVVLSKTLLRNMGYDFSFGGIAESPHPFTTSFGSPFDVRLTIHPDRHFIQPAVMAAIHEGGHALYEQGSAQTLARTPVAGGASMGAHESQSRLWENPIGRSLPFWQGQYSAVLASFPQHFASVDISTYVRALNKVQPSLIRIEADEVTYNLHILIRFELEKALINGDVAVESLPGLWNAKYREYLGIEPANDAEGVLQDIHWSSGFGYFPTYTLGNLYAAQIFYALHRAFPNFDERLASGDTSFILNWLREKMYIFGAIYQPDELIARVTGEPPNPDYFVRYLTTKFEAVYDLPKTVH from the coding sequence ATGTTGAAACAAGACACGATGGTGCCCGACTTTACGCATCAGGATGCGCGCATCCGGGAACTACTTGATTGCGTGCATGAAATTTCCGATCTCAACGCCCTCAGTGCGCTGGCGGAATGGGACCAGAACACTTCCATGCCGGGCGGCGCCGGAGAGATGCGCGGCGACCAGATGGCCACGCTGCAAGGAGTGCTGCACGAGCGTTGGACGGCGCCCAGGCTGGGACAATTATTGCAAGAACTCACTGAAGTCGTTGCACAGGATTCTTTTACCGATGCCGATAGAGGGTTGGTACGGCAGACACGCCGCTCTTACGAGCATGCCACGAAGCTTCCACGCAAGCTGGTCGAAGAGATGGCGCGCGTGCAGGCCGCGAGCTTTGAAGCCTGGCGGCGAGCGCGCGAGAACAACGATTTTGCCAGCTTCGCCCCCTGGCTGAAACGTATCGTCCTCTTACAACGTGAAATCGCGGACCACCTTGGCTACGACGAAACACGCTATGATGCACTGCTGGATCAATTCGAACCCGGCATGACCGCCAGCAAGCTAGATCGTCTCTTCGCGCCCATCCGCGAGGTCAGCCTGATGATGCTGCGCCGCATCCAGCAGAGCGGTCACACGATAGACGATTCCTGCCTCACAGGCGATTTTGCGCTAGAGGAGCAGGTGGTTTTGAGCAAAACGCTGCTGCGCAACATGGGCTATGACTTCTCGTTTGGCGGTATTGCCGAATCTCCTCATCCTTTCACCACCAGCTTCGGCAGTCCCTTCGATGTGCGCCTCACAATTCATCCTGACAGGCACTTCATCCAGCCGGCAGTGATGGCCGCGATTCACGAAGGCGGACACGCTTTATATGAGCAAGGTTCGGCTCAGACGCTGGCACGCACTCCTGTGGCAGGTGGCGCATCCATGGGAGCGCACGAGTCACAGTCCCGGCTCTGGGAAAATCCCATCGGTCGCTCCCTACCGTTCTGGCAGGGCCAATATAGCGCCGTACTCGCGTCATTCCCGCAGCATTTTGCCAGCGTGGACATCTCAACATATGTGCGCGCCCTCAACAAAGTGCAACCAAGCCTGATTCGCATTGAGGCTGACGAAGTGACCTATAACTTACATATCCTTATTCGCTTTGAACTGGAGAAGGCGCTTATCAACGGCGACGTCGCTGTTGAATCGCTGCCGGGCCTATGGAACGCGAAATATCGCGAGTATCTGGGCATCGAGCCTGCCAATGATGCCGAGGGCGTTTTACAGGATATTCACTGGTCGTCCGGCTTCGGCTACTTCCCGACCTACACGCTTGGCAACCTCTATGCTGCGCAGATTTTCTACGCGCTGCACAGAGCATTCCCGAACTTCGACGAGCGACTGGCAAGCGGCGATACATCTTTCATCCTGAACTGGCTGCGCGAGAAGATGTACATCTTCGGCGCCATCTACCAGCCCGATGAACTCATCGCGCGCGTCACGGGCGAGCCACCCAACCCCGACTACTTCGTCCGCTACCTGACGACCAAGTTCGAGGCTGTGTATGATTTGCCAAAGACGGTACACTAG
- a CDS encoding leucyl aminopeptidase translates to MDIRLTASNVQDIACDALVIGVATQKEERQESPIALSKTAARVDQTLGGLISEMYAAGEFKCTLGELTTIHSMGKLAAKRVVIVGLGAKSKISPQRLRRASATAARHLQNTGAHSIALALDWDESEQLVQAEIEGALTGLYTFRKYLRAKENNNGRGISQIQILTADANDSKLQTALHRGTVFAEATNFARDLVNEPPNVLTPTELANRATAMAKQFGLEYQVFDRPRMQELGMGGLLAVSQGSAEPPKFVILRYKGDPGNTKGMALAGKGITFDSGGISIKPAERMHEMKGDMAGAAAVIAAMQIIATLKPPINVTGFVSTTENMPGGSAYRPGDIIRIMNGKTVEILNTDAEGRLVLADAISYAVKEGLSPIIDVATLTGAIVVALGTTMSGVFCNDPELCNEIIDAGKAVGEKFWPMPLDDDYEEEILSDIADVRQTGGRPASACKAAKILEQFVDDAQWAHLDIAGTDFIDTKKPYQERGATGFATRTLAELVLRRAEEQVKG, encoded by the coding sequence ATGGATATTCGTTTAACAGCTTCAAATGTGCAGGATATCGCGTGTGATGCGCTCGTCATCGGTGTCGCCACGCAGAAAGAAGAGCGACAAGAAAGCCCTATCGCCTTATCAAAAACAGCCGCTAGAGTCGATCAGACACTGGGTGGCCTGATCTCCGAGATGTACGCCGCCGGAGAATTCAAGTGTACGCTGGGAGAATTGACGACCATTCACAGCATGGGCAAACTGGCCGCGAAGCGCGTCGTGATTGTAGGGCTGGGCGCAAAGAGCAAGATAAGCCCACAAAGACTGCGCCGGGCCAGCGCGACCGCCGCCCGCCATTTGCAAAACACCGGCGCCCATTCGATAGCGCTGGCGCTGGATTGGGATGAGAGCGAGCAACTCGTCCAGGCCGAAATCGAGGGGGCATTGACCGGACTGTATACGTTCAGGAAATATTTGCGCGCCAAAGAGAACAACAACGGGCGCGGAATAAGCCAGATCCAGATTCTGACGGCGGACGCGAACGACAGCAAGCTGCAAACGGCGCTGCATCGCGGCACGGTCTTCGCCGAGGCCACAAATTTTGCGCGCGATCTCGTCAACGAGCCACCCAACGTGCTTACTCCTACCGAACTGGCAAATCGCGCCACTGCGATGGCGAAACAATTCGGGCTCGAGTACCAGGTATTCGACCGGCCCAGGATGCAAGAGCTGGGCATGGGGGGGCTGCTGGCCGTATCGCAGGGCAGCGCGGAACCGCCCAAATTCGTCATCCTACGCTACAAGGGCGATCCTGGCAACACGAAAGGTATGGCCCTGGCCGGCAAGGGCATCACTTTCGATTCGGGTGGCATCTCTATCAAGCCTGCCGAACGCATGCACGAAATGAAAGGCGACATGGCGGGAGCAGCAGCAGTCATCGCCGCCATGCAAATCATCGCCACCCTGAAGCCGCCCATCAACGTAACCGGGTTCGTATCTACAACTGAGAACATGCCCGGCGGCTCCGCCTACCGGCCTGGAGATATCATTCGTATCATGAACGGAAAAACGGTCGAGATTCTGAATACCGATGCAGAAGGCAGGCTGGTGCTGGCCGATGCCATTTCCTATGCCGTGAAAGAGGGATTATCTCCCATCATCGACGTAGCAACGCTGACCGGAGCGATTGTCGTTGCCCTCGGCACAACAATGTCCGGCGTGTTCTGCAACGACCCGGAACTCTGCAACGAGATTATTGACGCGGGAAAGGCCGTCGGCGAAAAATTCTGGCCAATGCCCCTGGACGACGACTATGAAGAAGAGATTCTCAGCGATATCGCCGATGTCAGGCAGACGGGCGGCAGGCCTGCGTCCGCGTGCAAGGCCGCCAAAATCCTGGAGCAGTTCGTAGACGACGCGCAATGGGCGCACCTGGATATCGCCGGAACCGATTTTATCGACACGAAAAAGCCCTACCAGGAGAGAGGCGCCACCGGATTCGCCACGCGCACACTGGCAGAACTCGTACTTCGGAGAGCAGAAGAACAAGTGAAAGGATGA
- a CDS encoding response regulator: MNRPTPSGTNSSGPTPNGRQPAILIVENEVSNRILIERVLSTRGYRCISASNGKEALDILDHERVDLILTDLSMPVLDGYRTAQLIRERPALAHVPIVAVTAYALSDENEAAIRMGCNEYLTKPFKPRQLLEVVDRLLSQG, encoded by the coding sequence ATGAACAGACCAACACCTTCAGGCACAAATTCATCCGGGCCAACGCCCAACGGACGGCAGCCGGCAATTCTGATCGTCGAAAACGAAGTGTCTAATCGCATCCTCATCGAGCGGGTCTTATCCACGCGCGGCTACCGCTGCATTTCCGCCTCGAACGGCAAGGAAGCGCTGGATATCCTCGATCACGAGCGCGTCGACCTGATTCTCACCGACCTCTCGATGCCCGTGCTGGACGGCTACCGTACCGCGCAGTTGATCCGCGAGCGCCCGGCATTAGCCCATGTGCCCATCGTCGCCGTCACCGCTTACGCCCTCAGCGACGAAAACGAGGCCGCGATACGCATGGGCTGCAACGAATACCTGACCAAACCCTTCAAGCCGCGCCAACTGCTAGAAGTAGTAGATCGCTTATTGTCGCAGGGGTAG
- a CDS encoding ATP-binding protein: protein MRFTVRSLGGKLIISAALTLLLCMALFAVTSWYLLKTFYEHQANSDARAHLASIETSYHTRSSQIIENLSAYANASDYSANNLQSIFLKFGNSLSDLAFVSNKSAVVDVQQDHLLKSALPGTGAVRQALQGKPATALQSIPANDCGAAARSCWFIEYAVPVHSKGEEQNGVLVGIQFISDEFANDLVPDTSWNVVLCESQQVVGTNIHGILLNNDAAKGRLCQPDTVAIIATTQHYLTFSGEAHTADQIPGSPSIAVVDVEPLYNISANPEKALEILLGTGVFYISLGVVVYMYVARTFFIRPIRRLQARISALVEDHGRTAVPASTIDELGMLARSFNLLSESLQTRETESNVITKQMSDLLKMSDVLISTLNLDHLLGEVVSRLGTIMRANNVSLLLYGREMLSPWAVAHWSDSHSNGYMPATSITQQYGAVTVHTDPDGDITMAATTKMIAMPAASPRPVPSSSDKRRAIRPHKLTSQPEPYGLRRPRIPRPALRDLDMILARMAMQKQKITYAEDIVRIYQEQGEAWARMALEAGYRSVIAVPLVLQEQPIGSIILYGNKPREVTGSDTFLLSTAAIQVAMAIQNTLLFVEVKDKNAALERVNNLKSQFLATVTHELRTPLHSIISYGALILEGFVDGELTAEQEEHIQFMVRRAEDLHHLVDDMLDLSKIEADRLEVKVEPLSLESNLVEVVNQLKPMANNKGLYLTLEIDDGLPMALADSYRLRQVVINMVSNALKFTEKGGVTIRCTRLERYDMLRVSVHDTGIGISPAALDYIFEAFRQADGSTTRRFGGTGLGLTIARKLIELQGGEVAVESIVGQGSTFSFSLPIAPSP, encoded by the coding sequence ATGCGATTCACAGTCCGATCCCTGGGCGGAAAATTAATCATAAGCGCCGCGCTCACACTGTTATTGTGTATGGCGCTTTTTGCCGTCACATCCTGGTATTTGCTGAAAACCTTCTACGAGCACCAGGCCAATAGCGATGCCCGCGCCCACCTGGCTTCCATCGAAACATCCTACCATACGCGCAGCTCACAGATCATTGAAAACCTTTCCGCGTATGCCAATGCTTCTGATTATTCAGCCAACAATCTCCAGTCTATATTTTTGAAATTCGGCAATTCCCTTTCAGATCTTGCCTTTGTCTCCAATAAAAGCGCCGTCGTTGACGTTCAGCAGGATCATCTTCTCAAAAGCGCTCTTCCTGGCACCGGCGCCGTCCGCCAGGCGTTGCAAGGAAAACCCGCAACTGCCCTACAATCAATTCCCGCCAATGATTGTGGAGCCGCTGCGAGAAGTTGCTGGTTCATTGAATATGCCGTACCCGTCCATAGTAAAGGTGAAGAACAAAACGGGGTACTGGTTGGAATACAGTTCATCAGTGACGAATTTGCGAATGACCTCGTACCTGATACATCCTGGAATGTAGTACTCTGCGAATCACAGCAGGTAGTAGGCACGAATATACACGGTATCCTTCTGAACAACGATGCAGCGAAAGGCAGGCTCTGCCAACCAGATACGGTTGCTATCATCGCAACAACGCAGCACTATCTTACTTTTTCGGGTGAAGCGCATACAGCGGATCAGATTCCAGGCTCGCCATCAATAGCTGTCGTCGATGTTGAGCCACTCTACAACATCAGCGCGAACCCGGAAAAGGCCCTCGAAATCCTGCTGGGAACAGGAGTATTTTACATCTCGCTGGGCGTAGTGGTGTACATGTACGTGGCGCGCACCTTCTTCATTCGCCCCATTCGTCGACTTCAGGCTCGTATATCGGCTCTGGTCGAGGATCATGGCAGGACAGCAGTTCCCGCCTCTACCATCGACGAACTAGGCATGCTGGCGCGTTCATTCAATTTGCTTTCTGAGTCGCTGCAGACGCGCGAAACCGAAAGCAACGTGATTACGAAGCAGATGAGCGATTTGCTCAAGATGAGCGATGTGTTGATCTCCACGCTGAACCTGGATCACCTGCTGGGCGAGGTCGTCTCGCGCCTGGGAACCATCATGCGGGCCAATAACGTCTCCCTGCTCTTATATGGGCGCGAGATGCTTTCTCCCTGGGCCGTGGCGCACTGGTCGGATAGCCATTCAAATGGGTATATGCCCGCTACCAGCATCACACAGCAGTACGGTGCTGTGACGGTACATACCGACCCGGATGGAGATATCACCATGGCCGCGACCACGAAGATGATTGCCATGCCCGCGGCATCGCCCCGACCTGTTCCTTCTTCCAGTGATAAACGCCGCGCGATACGGCCCCACAAGCTCACCTCGCAGCCAGAACCATACGGGCTGCGCCGCCCGCGCATTCCGCGCCCGGCCCTGCGCGACCTCGATATGATACTGGCGCGCATGGCGATGCAGAAGCAGAAGATCACCTACGCCGAGGACATTGTACGCATTTATCAAGAGCAGGGCGAGGCATGGGCGCGTATGGCGTTAGAGGCAGGCTATCGTTCGGTTATCGCCGTGCCCCTTGTGCTGCAGGAGCAGCCCATAGGTAGTATTATCCTGTACGGTAACAAACCGCGCGAAGTCACCGGCAGCGACACGTTTCTTCTCAGCACAGCCGCGATCCAGGTAGCCATGGCTATCCAGAATACGCTCCTTTTCGTCGAGGTCAAGGACAAGAACGCCGCTCTCGAGCGTGTGAACAATCTCAAATCCCAATTCCTTGCCACCGTCACGCACGAATTACGTACCCCATTGCATAGTATTATCAGCTACGGCGCGTTAATATTAGAGGGATTTGTCGACGGTGAGCTGACGGCAGAGCAGGAAGAACACATCCAGTTCATGGTGCGGCGTGCCGAGGACCTGCATCACCTGGTAGACGACATGCTTGATCTTTCTAAGATCGAGGCTGACCGGCTAGAGGTCAAGGTCGAGCCATTATCCCTCGAGTCAAATCTGGTAGAGGTGGTGAATCAACTGAAGCCGATGGCAAACAATAAGGGATTATACCTCACGCTGGAGATCGATGATGGCTTGCCGATGGCGCTGGCGGATAGCTATCGCTTGCGCCAGGTAGTCATCAACATGGTTTCAAACGCGCTGAAGTTCACCGAAAAAGGCGGCGTAACCATTCGCTGTACACGGCTTGAGCGCTATGATATGCTACGTGTCTCGGTGCATGATACCGGTATCGGTATCTCACCTGCCGCGCTGGACTATATTTTTGAAGCATTTCGCCAGGCCGATGGCAGCACCACACGCCGCTTTGGGGGTACCGGATTGGGCCTGACAATCGCGCGTAAGTTAATTGAGTTACAGGGCGGGGAAGTCGCCGTCGAGAGCATTGTTGGACAGGGTTCCACATTCTCGTTCTCACTGCCCATTGCCCCCTCTCCTTGA
- a CDS encoding zf-HC2 domain-containing protein — protein sequence MNCEQVEELLSAYLDNQLATEERHEVAAHLRHCAHCNAILADFRRNDTLLRHLPRVSPDPALRQRIFSSPEYLELTGTFDARSSSPEEDWTVPNLPASRSRRNAAGRPHLVALPGGRSTTPNAAVRRSPTRGNLTGRRPRKPVTWRLLAVAVAAILFIVIGIGGFLGYNLWSQHPSTAGNGAITPPAAFQQPGVPLSAGMRFVFLRNGTLWSALADSSSTQIDRLTPANVAVATGWAVSPPLPGRSAGDMLAYIDLQQARVHIIRSDGQQDTVIPLPLFKAGVSPASMWDTTTGMNILNSLAWSADNSMLAFVADPSGSGQTNLYIYSTQTGTVQMVSLPVKGSAVHPTWSPDGVRLAFEVINSAATSIFDYNTQNHGLLIITGNAIARDNAGDSVLTLDWSPDINAPTITWSIGSIGHVHSLWERRVGEGESPQPALLLSGDFAQAIYSRDGHGGVGSWLVVTSAAGSPGDLSRIDITPGAGMIQLTAGKQVSDPQWSPDGMHIDYLDALNAGVGVLHVVNVATGVDSLIAQGVANNPIPAWSADSQQLVYNTGTSIGIVNLQAGNQTRYLKLRGSASAFIWSATSAHQLVVALSDEQPGIYLVDTQHNTLQQLDKEGAGGPIIWTEIP from the coding sequence ATGAACTGCGAGCAAGTCGAGGAACTGCTGAGTGCTTACCTTGACAACCAGCTCGCCACGGAAGAACGCCACGAGGTCGCTGCACATTTGCGGCATTGCGCGCACTGTAACGCTATCCTTGCCGACTTTCGTCGCAATGACACCTTGCTCAGACATCTACCACGTGTCAGCCCTGATCCGGCCTTGCGCCAGCGCATCTTCTCCTCCCCGGAATATCTCGAACTTACCGGTACTTTCGATGCTCGGAGCAGCTCACCTGAAGAAGATTGGACCGTTCCCAACCTTCCGGCAAGCCGTTCCCGCCGTAATGCCGCCGGTCGCCCGCATCTAGTAGCTCTTCCCGGCGGGCGCAGTACCACGCCCAATGCGGCAGTCAGGCGCTCCCCCACAAGAGGTAACCTGACCGGACGCCGCCCTCGCAAGCCAGTAACATGGCGCTTGCTGGCCGTTGCTGTCGCCGCAATCCTGTTCATCGTCATCGGCATTGGTGGCTTCCTCGGCTACAATCTCTGGTCCCAGCATCCATCTACAGCCGGTAATGGCGCCATTACTCCGCCGGCTGCGTTCCAGCAGCCAGGAGTACCGCTCTCGGCCGGCATGCGTTTCGTTTTCCTGCGCAATGGAACGTTGTGGAGCGCGCTTGCCGATAGCAGCAGCACACAGATTGACCGCCTGACACCCGCTAACGTGGCCGTCGCAACAGGATGGGCCGTCAGTCCCCCCTTGCCCGGTCGCTCTGCCGGGGATATGCTCGCCTATATTGATCTGCAACAGGCCCGCGTCCATATCATACGCAGCGATGGGCAACAGGACACGGTCATTCCGCTACCATTATTCAAAGCCGGTGTATCGCCTGCATCGATGTGGGATACCACTACCGGCATGAACATCCTGAACAGCCTGGCATGGTCCGCGGACAACAGCATGCTGGCATTTGTCGCCGATCCCAGCGGTAGCGGTCAGACAAATCTCTATATCTATTCCACGCAAACCGGAACCGTCCAGATGGTATCACTTCCTGTAAAAGGAAGCGCTGTACATCCCACCTGGTCGCCTGATGGTGTGCGCCTGGCATTTGAAGTAATCAACTCCGCGGCCACCAGTATCTTTGACTACAACACACAGAATCATGGCCTGCTCATCATCACCGGCAATGCCATCGCCAGGGACAATGCTGGCGATTCAGTACTCACGCTGGATTGGTCACCCGACATCAATGCGCCTACCATCACCTGGAGCATAGGCAGCATAGGTCACGTACACAGCCTCTGGGAGCGACGAGTAGGAGAGGGCGAATCGCCACAGCCTGCCCTGTTGTTATCGGGCGACTTCGCGCAGGCCATCTATAGCCGCGATGGTCACGGCGGTGTTGGAAGCTGGCTCGTCGTCACCTCTGCCGCCGGCAGCCCCGGCGATCTATCGCGCATCGACATCACGCCCGGCGCTGGAATGATACAGTTGACCGCCGGAAAACAGGTCAGCGACCCTCAATGGTCACCCGATGGCATGCATATCGACTACCTGGACGCCCTGAACGCGGGCGTTGGCGTGCTGCATGTCGTCAACGTCGCGACAGGCGTCGATTCGCTCATCGCCCAGGGGGTCGCGAATAATCCTATCCCCGCCTGGTCAGCCGATAGCCAGCAGCTGGTCTACAACACTGGAACCAGCATAGGCATCGTCAATCTCCAGGCCGGCAACCAGACCCGGTACCTGAAACTACGCGGGTCTGCCTCGGCTTTCATCTGGTCTGCCACCTCAGCGCACCAGCTCGTCGTAGCGCTGAGCGATGAGCAGCCTGGCATCTACCTGGTAGACACCCAGCACAATACTTTACAGCAACTGGATAAGGAAGGTGCTGGTGGCCCTATTATCTGGACGGAAATTCCTTAA
- a CDS encoding RNA polymerase sigma factor has translation MARVETKENSWSFDQIYDEYKIPIYNYVYHLVGDREQADDLTQDTFLKAFRALPKMDANLKLSAWLYRIATNTAYDALRRRKLIAWLPWQDLDHEPADVESADPQEIYGTTELVRAALRRMPQQYRAALLLYTQEGFSYSEIARALNIAESGVKMYLSRARQSFREHYKALEHGGGTK, from the coding sequence ATGGCCAGGGTGGAAACCAAGGAGAATTCCTGGTCCTTTGACCAGATTTACGACGAATATAAGATACCTATTTATAACTATGTGTATCACCTGGTTGGGGACCGCGAACAAGCAGATGATCTGACCCAGGATACCTTTCTCAAGGCATTCCGGGCTCTGCCAAAAATGGATGCGAACCTGAAGCTCTCAGCCTGGTTGTATCGCATTGCGACGAATACGGCTTATGACGCGCTGCGTCGTCGTAAATTGATTGCCTGGTTGCCATGGCAAGACCTTGATCACGAACCGGCGGATGTAGAGAGCGCAGACCCACAAGAAATCTATGGTACAACCGAATTAGTACGCGCGGCACTTCGCCGCATGCCTCAGCAATACCGGGCCGCACTTCTGCTGTACACCCAGGAAGGCTTTTCCTATAGCGAGATCGCCAGGGCCTTGAATATTGCCGAGAGCGGTGTCAAAATGTATCTTTCTAGAGCAAGACAGTCTTTTAGGGAACACTACAAAGCGTTGGAACATGGAGGAGGCACAAAATGA
- a CDS encoding MFS transporter — MVGTRKNRLGDGYGHRPDLLYDPMLLLLLVGGVAVDRFPRIRLMLASDLSRGVAVGIIALLAFTQRLELWQLCTMSAFFGLVGAFFYPASTAAIPDLVPTEHLLSANSLRRISLQVAQVFGPGIGAAIIALGGTPLAFALDGASFVISAACLLALPGKPARRNSSSKERTSPLHDLRAGIGTVLQSPWLWVTIAAACVSTIFLSGPMRQYCPCW; from the coding sequence ATGGTGGGTACTCGAAAAAACCGGCTCGGCGACGGCTATGGGCATCGTCCTGATCTGCTCTACGACCCCATGCTCCTGCTGCTCCTGGTTGGTGGCGTTGCCGTGGACCGTTTTCCCCGCATCCGTCTGATGCTCGCCTCCGACCTTTCACGAGGAGTAGCGGTCGGCATCATCGCATTGCTGGCCTTCACGCAGCGGCTCGAACTTTGGCAACTCTGCACCATGAGCGCCTTTTTTGGCCTTGTAGGCGCTTTTTTCTACCCGGCCTCTACTGCTGCCATTCCCGACCTGGTACCAACTGAACACCTGCTCAGCGCCAACTCGCTGCGCAGGATCAGCCTGCAAGTGGCACAAGTGTTCGGGCCGGGCATCGGCGCGGCAATTATCGCGCTGGGTGGAACTCCGCTCGCATTCGCGCTGGATGGGGCTTCCTTCGTCATTTCGGCGGCATGCCTGTTGGCCCTGCCTGGCAAGCCGGCACGCCGCAATTCCAGCTCAAAAGAAAGAACAAGCCCACTCCATGACCTGCGGGCGGGGATAGGTACAGTGTTGCAATCTCCCTGGCTGTGGGTCACTATTGCGGCCGCCTGTGTCAGCACGATTTTTCTCAGCGGCCCGATGAGGCAGTATTGCCCCTGCTGGTGA
- a CDS encoding phosphotransferase — protein sequence MPSSHAGRTLDEKLAAIANHFGLGQIQSFERAPGTNENYIVNTTEGDYLFKIIVNTTLEDILRGLPFLQRLQAYHFEATAYYLQAPDGSMCYSSPDCEAVVMHRLQGAMPELSDAVNREVGLHLARLHLIPCDGLPEKRHWLAARYLPESIEAAVQKYSAGRLRETLAVFHSLDDFRPATFPQSIVHGDLDTTNCLFDGDKLVAFVDWQEIGVSAALMDFAMTMLGFCFVDSPAGSYYWALFDPRLYRALFESYTSVRPFSAYELAHLESALKYVGLTQPIWSMLTWDHYHPGQEMIETNLLYWKFGLHELSLPAL from the coding sequence ATGCCTTCTTCACACGCCGGACGCACTTTGGACGAAAAACTGGCGGCCATCGCGAACCATTTTGGCCTGGGCCAGATTCAGTCATTTGAGCGCGCTCCCGGCACCAACGAGAACTACATCGTCAACACGACAGAGGGCGACTACCTCTTCAAGATCATCGTCAATACGACGCTTGAGGATATACTGCGTGGCCTGCCTTTCTTACAGCGCCTGCAGGCATATCATTTCGAGGCGACCGCCTATTACCTTCAGGCGCCGGACGGCTCGATGTGCTATTCTAGCCCGGACTGCGAAGCAGTGGTTATGCACAGGCTGCAGGGCGCAATGCCCGAACTTTCAGATGCTGTTAACCGCGAGGTTGGCCTGCACCTTGCACGACTCCATCTCATCCCATGCGATGGCCTGCCGGAGAAACGTCACTGGCTCGCTGCGCGCTACCTGCCCGAGTCTATAGAGGCGGCTGTCCAGAAATATAGCGCCGGTAGGCTGCGTGAAACACTGGCAGTCTTTCACTCCCTAGACGATTTTCGACCCGCGACCTTCCCGCAGAGCATCGTGCATGGCGACCTGGATACAACCAATTGCCTGTTCGATGGGGACAAACTGGTCGCGTTTGTCGATTGGCAGGAAATTGGCGTCAGCGCGGCATTGATGGATTTTGCGATGACGATGCTGGGCTTCTGTTTCGTCGATTCGCCTGCCGGGTCTTATTACTGGGCGCTCTTCGATCCCAGACTGTACCGCGCCCTCTTTGAGAGCTATACCAGCGTGCGCCCGTTCTCAGCCTATGAACTGGCACATCTTGAATCCGCCCTCAAATACGTGGGCCTGACGCAGCCCATATGGTCGATGCTCACCTGGGATCACTATCATCCCGGCCAGGAGATGATCGAGACGAACCTGTTGTACTGGAAGTTTGGCTTGCACGAATTGTCATTGCCTGCTTTATAA